The window tatgcaccctcagcaagtctaCCAGCCTTCGCAGCCAAGTCCTTGGACTACTCTTCCTACATCCAGTTCTACGCCACATACCTCATCGCAACACTCAACGCAGCCAAACCAGCAAGGCCACCAGACTTCTCATGTCTATATGCCTATCAGTTCTCCTACTACTCCACAAGCACCTATGATTCATTCATCTGGTAGCTCGCAATCCTCTGCTCATAGCCAATACAACATTCAGAACATATCCACAGGACCTCGCAAAAACCAAATTGAAATCAAACTTGAACCACCACAACGAAACAGTTCCTCTAAGTTGCGCTCAACTGGCCCTCGCACCTCCACTACTCCCTCTTCCCTCAACAGCCAGACATTAAGTAGAAGTCAGCCCACTGTTTACATATCGGCCAGTCCTCCAAATACTGATGAAGTGATCACACGTGGTCAGCCTAAGGTCTACATTTCAGCAAATGCCACAGCAGGAGATGATCAAGTTGTACGGAACCAGCCCACGCTTTTCATATCGACAAATCCTGGAGTATCTGCCACTTCTAGGAATATGTCTGGTCAAGTAAGCATGGGTCCTGCATTTATTCATCACCATCCACCCAAGAGTCGAGCAGTGGGCAACAGCACCACTGCAACCTCTCCTCGAGTGGTGGTTACGCAGCCTAACacaaaatatacttttaaaattacagtttCTCCAAATAAGCCCCCTGCAGTTTCCCCAGGGGTAGTCTCCCCAACCTTTGAACCTACAAACCTTCTAAACCTTCCCGATCACTATGTTGAACCAGAGGGTATCCAGCATCTTACTGACCCTGTTTTAGCACATGTGGATAGGATCAGTGATGCACGGAAATTGAGTATGGGATCTGATGATGCTGCCTACACGCAAGGTAATATTCTTAATATAAATAGTAGAGATTTCAACCAGATTGTCAATTCACTATGTAGATTACAGAACGTGAAGCAGTTGATAAACCTTTGTGATGTTAATGTTATCTTCAATTTTAGCATTCTTCAGCGTTTCCTAAATCAGTAAAAGGTCTATAAGCAAGTCGTAGATTTCTTTTTATGGCAAAGACATGCAACTGAATATTTGGAGATAATTCTTCTGTTTGTCCTAGTAGATATGTTATCTGTTTAGTGAAGTGGAGTCATAgtgtctttgtttctttgtcgTTTTGAAGGAAATGTCTAAGCTTGTTCAATTTGTCCTGATGATTTAAAGTTACAAGTCTACTGGCAGATTTTTGGATCAGTTGAGATACTGTTTCCACTGGATAAAAATCCCTATTTGTTTTTGcgaatgttatttaaaaatcaagacAAGCAGACTTCAGAAGCAATTAGTGGGACGTAATGCCTCTGTTTCCTTATGTGTGCCCAGCAATAAAATGCTTCAAGCTTTGATACTTCTGTTATGTTCTAAACTGAGATAGAGGACCACAACAAAGAAAACCATTTGAAAGGATCAGTAACATAAAAGAAGGGTGAAATGTAATGTGATACGACAACCCGATCTGttaatctttttcttctattttaatatttttacgTGCTTTTGTTACTGTCTTGATGGTTTAGTAAGCTACTGTGGGCCATTTGGATGAAGACGTTGAATGAGTGTTAGGATATTTATGCAGTATTCGGAACGGATTGTCAAAATCATTTCTCAGCTTATTGGTTCTTTTTGGACTCAGCAAATAATTTGGCATTCAACTGTTTTGTTCCATGACTAAATACGCTTCAGGTTAGACTTTGTGTAAGTACAATGATCAGGACACTAAGGCTGGCGCACATCTGGAGTACTGTAGTAATGAAGAGAATTGAAAGTGATTTTAGCTTATGCACTACTTCTGGAGACAATTATATTGTTGGTGAGAGAGTAGCCCATCCTAACTCAAGTATCTAAAGGTTAGGTGTCAAAACTAAATCATCCTAGGCGGTGTTTTACAATGTGTGAAGAATTAAAGAACTTAGGAATGGGGTTCATATGTAGATAAGTGAAACAAATGCCCTCTAGAAGCAGTATTTCCCTTTCCTTACTCTTTCCTTACTCTTTTCCTGCCTACTTTAGTTCTAGGTAGCTTAAGATACCCAGAAATGAAGCAAGAGGAATCTCATCCTTATTACTGTAAACACTCTTACTGCCCGGGCACTCTGCATTTGAGGTGCTTGTTGGGGAAGGGTGTCTTCTCTCCTGTTCCCCTCTTCCTACTGGAGGACTgactcctgccaggccagccctTCATCTCTTGTTCCCCCAATAGTAATGGCTGCTCTAGACGGACTTGCTGCCGTCTCTGCAAGCAGTACAAGTATCAGCATCCACTTTCCCAAGCTGAGGCGAGTTTGTGAAGCCCAATTCTGCCGTGCAGCCTTGCATTCAAAAGTTGTGACTAGCTGATAGAGGACCCAGTTGTTCCTGAAGCCAAGGCATAGACACAATTTTTAGTAGTGTAGATGTGTGATGTGAGCTGGTGTAGCTTTTGTCTGTGCTGACATTGGAGAAATACCTTCCTTTTATGTCTTTCAATAGTTTGTGTAAACCACTCTCATGTTTCCCAAGTTCAGAAGTGCTTGGGACTTCTGGCATGTGTAGCTCCATTTCTGCTGTAACAAGTACAGTGTTCTTTATTTTCGTCATGATTTAATCTTTTGAAAGTCAAGGCATTTATGACTGATTTACTGGTATGACTGTGATATCTGGAAGTCCTAATTATTGCTTCTAGAGCTGGATCTGTTTCCTAGAGGTGGTTGGCcttggttttatattttttgtacaCACTACATGTGATTTGAGTTACTTGGTGCTTTCCGTTGTGAGGCCATGTTCTCAGCTACATGTAGTTTAGCAAGACTGCGCAGAGTCCATCCATACCAGGTGCTTGTCTCACTTTAATTTTAGCCAAAACAGATGAGTAGTTTCTCTGGCTCTGAttagagaaaaatgtattttcatcagcttttccatttctgcCCCGAATGCTTCGTATCTTGGCAAGGAGAACTAAAACTGGCTTGGGGTAGAAGGAATGTGGAAAGTAGAGTTGATTTGGTGTCAAAGGAGATCTCTTTCACTTTGTTCCAGTGAAACAGATTCATAAGCATGGTCCAGCCCCAGAATAGGAGGAGGGAATAGAAGGTGTTGGACCCAAGCGCTGCCTGGAACTGTAGTTGCTTTGGTGAAAAGCAGAGGGAGCTGATGGCAGCAGTTCTCCTTCCTTTGTTCCATCGTCTTGGTTTCTGTTCAGACAGAAGTACGGCCCTGGCTAGAGTGCCTGAACATGAGGATTTGAGCTCCGTATCAAAAGGGCAGGATGAAACGGTCATCCCAAAGAGAGGATAAGTATTTCAGGTGTGCAGTAACAGGATACAAAGACCTCAAGTCTCTCACCAGCCAAGAGCAGGATGGCCTCTGGCCACTAGAGAGTACTGGGCTCGCTCAGAGCCTGGAGCAGGTCACGAACACCGTCCTTGTGCCGGCGTACAGACATGCAGCTCTCTGGTAAAGTACAGGGCTTGCCTGCCTCGGAGCTCATCTATTCATACAAGTTACAGAATCATGAATCCAGAGATAAATGAAGGCATTGCAGAACCGAAGTTGTCCGAGGGACTTAATTTCAATTCTGATATTGTGTAGGCACTCCAGCCTTTTCTTTTCATGATTACATTTCTggttttctgccatggtttcTTCTGCTGTTCTCTCCCTGAAGTCTCAGTGGGTAGCTGAAGGCTGTCACAGATTTTTGGTTAGCTTAGTGCCAGAAATGTAGGCTGTACGATGTGAAAACAAGTAGGGTAATGCTCAGATACTGCTGATGTAGTTAAGACATACGTGTTACCCCGGAATACTGGGTTATCTCTCTGCAGTTGGCTTTGATGCCAAGGAAGTCGCTGCCGGCAGGCTTTTCAGAAGCAGTTGCTAATTGCATGTTCCTTGTTTTTGGGAATTCCAGTCTGAGATCCTGTGGACTTGCTCATGGAAATGTTGACAGCACCCATGCACTAGTGAGGTCAATAAGAATTAATAATGTTAGAAAAATCATACGAGAAGCATGCTGGAAAGGACAGCCAAAAGAGGATAAACTTCCATGCTAATCTAGTTAGTTTCCTGTATGTACAAGAGTATCGATTCCCATTACTTAGGAGATTTCAGTGTGTAATACAACTTTACTAATACACTTAACAGAGATTTCAGTATGCTGTTTAAGTGCCGTACAGGTGATAAACAGTGATACTCATAtagaaactgaaaattcagtGCTCAGAAATGTTCATGCATGCAGGCATCTGTTGAATAGTGAGGTGAACCAATTATTTCGTAATTGCTCATTCTCTGTAAAGCTTTCAGCCTCTATAATGGGCAAGCAACGGTGCTATCAAAAAATTATGTAATAATTTGTGGCTTTAAGTTGTTGTACTAGAAAGCTTAATTAAGTCCCTTAGTTCAATACTGTTTGGCTTTTGACTATCTGAcacttccagatttttttttctttaacttaaGGAGGGGCTGGTATACATAGTTACAGTCTTAATCACCTGTACCAGGTGTATAGGTATTTATGTGGATGTACCTTTACTTAGCAACTCTTGCCACCCTGTTTTTAATGTCAATATATTAATTGCAAAACTAGTAACTTGACATTTTTGCACAAATCTCAGTTACTGTTTCTTGGAGCTTTaagttttcaaaaagaaaaaaaaaagctgcaggaagTAAATTTCTTAAAATCCTAACTAATCCTTATatatgttcttaaaaaaaaatagtgatttgAGATAGAGCTGTGCCCCATGCTCTAAGAGTCCTGAAGTTCACTGCATCATGTGACATAAGAAAACATACAGCATTATATTTGGCTCTGCATGGCAGGCATATGCGCCCTCAGTGGAGCTCTCattcaaagcattaaaaataaaagtggaaaGGGCATTACAGGATAACAGAAATCAGTATGGAGTGTTGAAATTGCATGGGAAAATAAGGGAATTTTGTGGAGCTTCAGGTACGGATTTTGAAAGTATGCATGAACAGAGGTCTGTCCTTGAGAATTTCGCAGACATTGCTACAGAGGAATTGCATTACCAGAACTCTCCTTTCCCCCACGTGGTAACAACAAAGAAATTTTGAGAATGAAAATTCTTAGGTCAGTAGAGTAGGGTGGAATCATTGTGTCCCTATATTAGCTTTTTTCTTAGATACACTTAAAATAATTACTGCTTTAGATGgtcttttgttgtttaaaattcACATTCACAGATGCTCTGGGAAAACAATTCTGTATACATTTTCAGACAGGTTATGTTCTGTACCTGTTAGAATGGGTTTCTGGTGAGGAAGCAATGGTCTTTTGTCTTCCCAAGTTGCATGCTTCCTATAATTAAGCTGGTTTGCAGCTGTTTTGTGGGAAGTGCCACTGTTTCCTTTGACATTGACACGCATGTTGTCAGAGAATGGAAGTGCACTGTTTGCCAGTCTGCCGAATGGAGAATGCAAAGCTGGAATAACTGAGGGTGCACAGTACCCCGTTTCCACATAATGAAAACGTGAAACATGGCTGTGAAATCAGTTCAAATTGTGGCATGCTGACAGTGAGTCAAGGAGGCAGACTTGGTAGCTCTTGTGCCACAGTGGCTACAGTAAATAGCTTCTTTTTAAGGATGTCTGAACATAGAAGTGCAAGCCTGAGCCTTTCTGCTTTGTCCTGCAAGTTAGCCTGTAGAGAATAAACTGGCATGTGCCTGTGCTGCCTGCATGGATGGGATCCTATTCCTACAAGTAATGcagaattatatatttaaaaaaaaaaaaaaactaatacaCTTCTCCACTAGGCCTAGTACCTGAATTTCCTTTAATTCAGAGATGCCCTTTGCAGTTCTGTTAAAATTTCGCTAGCTCTGATCAACACTAGGGGGAGCCGATTACTTACATTGCTGTTCCTTATTAATAAGTACTGGTGGGGGGGATTTGTCACCCCATTATTTTTCTACAGCTGTCAAATGAGTATTTATGCAAAATTGCCAAATTCCATATGAAAGCCACCACTTGAACTAATGTCTTGTCAGTTCCTTATCCAAGTTATTTTTTATAGAAGTTTAGCATAGCAATAgcaaatgattatttttctttaatcatcATAATAATTTTGTAATGcatgtgtttaaaataaaatatttggggaTTTAAAATGGTAAAACAGTCACAAGGCagctaggagaaaaaaaaaacatgaatagTGTCTGGAAAGtgatgtgaaaatgaaaatgccatGGGCATCCAGCAGTGCTTTCTGCACCCTGTGCGATTCCATACTGACAGCTGGATTTGTAAACCACAGATGGGGGAGAATGTTGAAATGAGTTGTTTGCTTGCCCTTTAGGAGCACggctaggggaaaaaaaaaaaaaaaaggtcttccAAAGAGGCAGTCTTATTCAAAGCCTTGCTCTTGACTGCGTGCCACGCCGTGTGTCCTGGAGATGCTCTGGTAGTGCTCTTCTCGCCTTCCACGTGCAGCTCAGTCACTGCTAACCCACAGCCTGCATCTGTAGCTCTGGCAGCTCTGAAGAGTCCTGGGCCTGCTTGTGCTGCTGCGGGTCACATCCCAATAACATGGCCTTCAGGGAGCTGGTGCAGCAGTAATACTAAGGCAATGAAAGCAGAAGGGACTTGTCTGAAAGTGGAAAATAAGTCTAGGAGGAAAAAGGCTTTGTGATCTCCCTGTAAAAGTGGGGTGGGGGCAAAGCAGCCTTTGATTTCCTTTCTGTATCATTGCAGCTACGTTTCTGGCTCCAGGAGCTCATCAACAGAACAAAGTTCTTTTCCTTGCTTGTTTCTAAAGGCTGTTTGAGAGGGGAGGCTGTATTTTGAGACGACTTAAATCATGATTCTCAGTCTTCAACAAAAGTCTACATTGGGATTCCAGTTGCAATGCTTTTGCACTGCGTGAGAGCACAGCTGCACCTTCTACTGCAGCGTGGCTTGTGGGTGGGCAAATAAAGGTGCCCATCTATACAAACACTTCTAAACTGAACAAAAACAAGTGGAAAGCTGTACAGCGCTGTCACTTCAATATCTTTTGAACACGTGGCTTAAAAGCCTGGACTGAATCTGAGTAGGGCCTTGGAGTTCTCTTACACTGTACAAAAATAGTTTGGCATGGTTCCTCCTGAAGAACCTCCGAGAGACAAAGTGTGTGAGTGAGCAAACAGGCAGGaatggcagcagagggcagttCTACCTGCTGAAGCTGTGGAAGGTTTCATCTTTTTgatgtgccttttttttcctgctgctgctgctcagggaagcTAACCAGCCAAATTAGTGCTTTGACCTTATTGGCACCTGAAAGGCGCTGTGGTGAATCAAACCTCGTGTTTCAGCCAGTCGTGTTTAAATGCTTGGTTTCAGAGGCAAATTTCTATCTTTTTTAAAACCTTGTTGTTGCTATTTCTAAATAATTTCCACAGTGCTATAGTCTGCGAAGCTGGTCCACACTTAGACTGTTTATTAATTTAATGGATGAACAGCTATGCAGAAGTTGAAGTGATCGTTGAgtttatttaatgaaatatttctttcatttgtgtAGAAAGTGCTTATTGCTTTGAGCAGTGTTATCTGCTCATTTGGTGATATTTAACAGTACACCAGTCTTTAATGAGCTAAACTCTTGTATAAATTCAATTGCATGTTCTGTTTACGTTCCTTATAGGTTTAAAAAGCTTTGGTTTAAATGCTGACATTGCTGTCTCTAAATCAGGCCTCCTTATGTTATTTGATGTATGAATAGGAAGCAGCGATAGAAATTAGAAGCTGAGCTAATGGTTCTGCACCCCAGTTCGGGGGTAAAGAGGTGGCATGCAGTCCAGCCTCTGTGATAAATATAACCGATGTTTACCAGCAGCATTGCTTGTAGcactttctgttttggtttcGCTTATGTCTCTGCTATGAAAAGAACACTGGATTATGTTCTAATCCAAACAGTAATAAAAGTCAAGATCTGAGTTCTTACCTCACATATATCGTGCGCTTTCTGGAATTTCATTCATCCCATCTCCTTTACAGTGACTGAGCAGAACACAATGCAAGGAAAAATTTGGTGGTGGTTTCTGGTAGCCATTCGTGTAGATGTGCTGGGTTCTTGAAAAAGACTTTTACAGATTACAGCTAAATTTTGCACGGTCATCTATTACATAATATGACTCTCATTGTACTTGCTCATTGTCTGCAATTGATTtgtgctgtttcaaaaaatgtaatgttttatGGCAGAGACCTTCTTGCGAGGAGAATGGAAAAGCAATCTGTAGAAATGTTTGTCTCTATTTTCCCGAATACTAACTTTCATCTTTATCTGATGTTGTCATATGAAGGATAATAAAGTAGATAAAACGGGACTTTATGTATTGCAGCTTTACTGGTACACCAGAAGGCCAGGATGGAGCGACTTCAACGAGAACTTgagattcaaaagaaaaagttggATAAACTAAAATCAGAGGTCAATGAAATGGAGAATAATCTGACACGAAGGCGGCTGAAAAGATCGAATTCTGTTTCCCAAATTCCATCAGTAAGTTGAAACGTCTGTAGGCTATAAACCTAAACCACAAGCATGGTCTGTCATAATAAATTAAAGGAACAGTGGCTcatatattgacaatacactACTGATAGGCAGTACAGCTAGAACTGAGCTGGTGAACAGTGTAGTTTAGAAACTGAACGTGCATTATTTAGCCATCAGCCTTTTCAGTTCAACTGTTTTGTGAAATGTTGCTTTCAATGGCAGTCACAAAAGATTTCAGTCTACAACTGAATAGTTGTACTGCTTtttgcacagtattttttttgttcttcatgcATGTACCAATCTCAAAGAAACTGATAAAGCTGTTAGTGCCA is drawn from Anas platyrhynchos isolate ZD024472 breed Pekin duck chromosome 3, IASCAAS_PekinDuck_T2T, whole genome shotgun sequence and contains these coding sequences:
- the TAB2 gene encoding TGF-beta-activated kinase 1 and MAP3K7-binding protein 2 isoform X2: MAQGSQQIDIQVLHDLRQKFPEVPEGVVSRCMLQNNNNLDACCAVLSQESTKYLYGEGDLGFSDDSGIPGLRNHMTSLNLDLQSQNVYHHVRDGSRMNGSRTLAHSVSDGHLQTSQPSNELFQQEPQTAPAQVPQGFNVFGMANTVSASNPGQHLGFHLGSKGVSNLSQQTPRFNPIMVTLAPNIQPGRNTPTSLHIHGVPPPVLNSPQGNSIYIRPYITAPSGTTRQTQQQPGWASQFNPMHPQQVYQPSQPSPWTTLPTSSSTPHTSSQHSTQPNQQGHQTSHVYMPISSPTTPQAPMIHSSGSSQSSAHSQYNIQNISTGPRKNQIEIKLEPPQRNSSSKLRSTGPRTSTTPSSLNSQTLSRSQPTVYISASPPNTDEVITRGQPKVYISANATAGDDQVVRNQPTLFISTNPGVSATSRNMSGQVSMGPAFIHHHPPKSRAVGNSTTATSPRVVVTQPNTKYTFKITVSPNKPPAVSPGVVSPTFEPTNLLNLPDHYVEPEGIQHLTDPVLAHVDRISDARKLSMGSDDAAYTQALLVHQKARMERLQRELEIQKKKLDKLKSEVNEMENNLTRRRLKRSNSVSQIPSLEEMQQLRSCNRQLQIDIDCLTKEIDLFQARGPHFNPSAIHNFYDNIGFLGPVPPKPKDQRSIVKTPKIVPDTDEDEGAQWSCTACTFLNHPALNRCEQCEMPRHF
- the TAB2 gene encoding TGF-beta-activated kinase 1 and MAP3K7-binding protein 2 isoform X3, which codes for MQTSALDASDGVAVLKLNNNNLDACCAVLSQESTKYLYGEGDLGFSDDSGIPGLRNHMTSLNLDLQSQNVYHHVRDGSRMNGSRTLAHSVSDGHLQTSQPSNELFQQEPQTAPAQVPQGFNVFGMANTVSASNPGQHLGFHLGSKGVSNLSQQTPRFNPIMVTLAPNIQPGRNTPTSLHIHGVPPPVLNSPQGNSIYIRPYITAPSGTTRQTQQQPGWASQFNPMHPQQVYQPSQPSPWTTLPTSSSTPHTSSQHSTQPNQQGHQTSHVYMPISSPTTPQAPMIHSSGSSQSSAHSQYNIQNISTGPRKNQIEIKLEPPQRNSSSKLRSTGPRTSTTPSSLNSQTLSRSQPTVYISASPPNTDEVITRGQPKVYISANATAGDDQVVRNQPTLFISTNPGVSATSRNMSGQVSMGPAFIHHHPPKSRAVGNSTTATSPRVVVTQPNTKYTFKITVSPNKPPAVSPGVVSPTFEPTNLLNLPDHYVEPEGIQHLTDPVLAHVDRISDARKLSMGSDDAAYTQALLVHQKARMERLQRELEIQKKKLDKLKSEVNEMENNLTRRRLKRSNSVSQIPSLEEMQQLRSCNRQLQIDIDCLTKEIDLFQARGPHFNPSAIHNFYDNIGFLGPVPPKPKDQRSIVKTPKIVPDTDEDEGAQWSCTACTFLNHPALNRCEQCEMPRHF